A genomic segment from Salmo trutta chromosome 38, fSalTru1.1, whole genome shotgun sequence encodes:
- the LOC115178671 gene encoding G patch domain and ankyrin repeat-containing protein 1 — MSSLSYFTPAREEELLWSGNAGAATGPQPSTLGGEEARRFYQSLIEEGDGGERRGMEQRARENRRGRAGQHVQASRQQASTTSATTELEGLRLLRCAQEGNLSGVRGLLSRGVDVNFQDSWWWTGVMCAAAAGQRGVVRLLLQQGAAWVGVVDTQGRDARELARMAGHSGVLEELDHYGSLQDCDHETGDRHGRQRGQHNHYRRETQDHSSPPAVAAVQTHHNQSTQNQTQWCPVCSVHYSSPPETHLSSTLHLFSLSRPAPPPHYCLPPSTPAYQMMLRSGWTPGGGLGPAGEGHKQPVRTVLKRDSRGLGYGPTPRPKITHFQPKDPQAVRRTGKEGRGERGRRGMKEESRREEKDRNWERDFRSSFNTFDP; from the exons ATGAGTTCGCTAAGCTACTTCACCCCGGCCCGAGAGGAAGAGCTGCTGTGGTCGGGGAACGCAGGCGCAGCCACCGGACCTCAACCCAGCACCCTCGGAGGAGAGGAGGCACGGCGCTTCTATCAAAGCCTCAtagaagagggggatggaggggagagacgAGGAATGGAGCAGAGGGCGAGAGAGAACCGGAGGGGAAGAGCAGGGCAGCACGTCCAG GCTAGCAGGCAGCAGGCTAGCACCACCAGTGCTACCACGGAGCTGGAGGGGCTAAGACTGCTGCGTTGTGCCCAGGAAGGTAACCTGTCTGGGGTGAGAGGCCTGCTGTCCCGGGGGGTGGATGTCAACTTCCAG GACAGCTGGtggtggacaggtgtgatgtgtGCAGCGGCGGCAGGGCAGCGGGGTGTCGTTAGGCTCCTCCTCCAGCAGGGGGCGGCGTGGGTGGGCGTGGTGGACACGCAGGGCCGGGACGCCAGGGAGCTGGCTAGGATGGCAGGGCATAGCGGGGTCCTAGAGGAACTGGACCACTACGGGTCTCTGCAGGACTGTGACCATGAGACGGGTGACCGGCATGGGAGACAGAGGGGTCAACACAACCAttacaggagagagacacaggaccACAG ttctcCCCCAGCGGTAGCAGCAGTCCAGACCCATCATAACCAGTCCACCCAGAATCAGACCCAGTGGTGTCCAGTCTGCAGTGTCCactactcctctcctccagagacgcacctctcctccaccctccacctgttctctctctcccgccctgcTCCCCCTCCCCACTActgcctccccccctccacccccgccTACCAGATGATGCTGCGCTCCGGATGGACCCCTGGGGGGGGGCTGGGGCCCGCGGGGGAGGGTCACAAACAGCCGGTCCGGACCGTCCTGAAGAGGGACAGTAGAGGCCTGGGGTACGGACCCACACCCCGACCTAAGATCACACACTTCCAACCTAAAGACCCACAGGCAGTCAGACGGACGGGGAAGGAGGGTCGGGGAGAgcgggggaggagggggatgaaggaggagagcaggagggaggagaaggacaggAACTGGGAGAGAGACTTCCGCTCTTCCTTTAACAcctttgacccctga
- the LOC115178670 gene encoding gastrula zinc finger protein XlCGF26.1-like, translated as MNSLNYDPPTKEEDCWTEKEGLVKEEKEEEAVTVKQEVEGEAVTVKEEEEVAVKEEVTVKEEEEVTEEEGQEEEDTGDLINTRERSDSHSDSGKSLSEEPDTETSKPARRRHCFNCGKSFTKLRNLKKHERAHTGEEPFQCSQCGKNFIQLASLKRHKKIHSGEKPYHCSQCGKSFRLLGSLKEHERIHTGEKPFQCSQCEKRFTQLGSLKDHERIHTGEKPFQCSQCGKRFTQLGNLKDHEKIHTGQKPFHCSQCGKSFTYLAHLKNHEKAHTGEKPHLCSQCGKSFTQLGDLNRHERTHTGEKPFQCSQCGKNFTRLGNLKEHERTHTREKPYPCSLCGKSFTQLGYLKKHETTHTGEKPHLCSQCGKSFTQLGDLNRHARTHTGEKPFKCSQCGKSFTRLENLKEHERTHTQEKPFQCSQCGKSFTRSGNLKEHERTHTREKPYQCSLCGKSFTHFGYLKKHGRTHTQERSLTSASCVERVLLS; from the exons atgaacTCACTAAACTACGACCCCCCTACTAAAGAAGAGGACTgctggacagagaaagagggtctcgtgaaagaggagaaggaagaggaggctgtcacagtaaaacaagaagtagagggtgaggctgttacagtgaaagaagaggaagaagttGCAGTGAAAGAGGaagttacagtgaaagaagaggaagaagttaca gaggaggagggacaaGAAGAGGAAGATACGGGAGATCTGATTAATACTA gagagagatcagactctcactctgacagtGGGAAGAGTCTCTCAGAGGAACCAGACACAGAGACGTCCAAACCAGCGAGACGACGCCACTGCTTcaactgtggaaagagttttactaagTTACGGAACCTAAAAAAGCATGAGAGAGCACACACAGGAGAagagcctttccaatgttcccagtgtggaaagaattttaTTCAGTTAGCGAGCCTGAAAAGACATAAGAAAATACactcaggagagaagccttaccactgttcccaatgtggaaagagttttaggttGTTAGGGAGCCTTAaggagcatgagagaatacacacaggagagaagcctttccaatgctctcagtgtgaaaagcgttttacccagttagggagcCTAAAAgatcatgagagaatacacacaggagagaagcctttccaatgctctcagtgtggaaagcgtttcacccagttagggaacctaaaagatcatgagaaaatacacacaggacagaagcctttccactgctcccagtgtggaaagagttttacctacTTAGCGCATCTGAAAAACCATGAGAAAgcacacacgggagagaagcctcacctctgctcccagtgtggaaagagttttacccagttaggggaCCTGAATAGGCatgaaaggacacacacaggagaaaagcctttccaatgttcccagtgtggaaagaattTCACCCGGTTAGGGaacctaaaagagcatgagaggacacacacacgaGAAAAGCCCTACCCATGCTCactgtgtggaaagagttttacccaatTAGGGTATCTGAAAAAAcatgagacaacacacacaggagagaagcctcacctctgctcccagtgtggaaagagttttacccagttaggggaCCTGAATAGGCATGCAAGGACACACACGGGAGAAAAACCTTTcaaatgttcccagtgtggaaagagttttacccggttAGAGAAtctaaaagagcatgagaggacacacacacaagaaaagcctttccaatgttcccagtgtggaaagagttttacccggtCAGGGAACCTAAAAGAGCACGAGAGGACGCACACCCGGGAAAAGCCCTACCAATGCtccctctgtggaaagagttttacccactTTGGGTATCTGAAAAAAcatgggagaacacacacacaggagagaagcctcaccTCTGCTTcttgtgtggaaagagttttactaagTTAG